A segment of the Lycium barbarum isolate Lr01 chromosome 7, ASM1917538v2, whole genome shotgun sequence genome:
gagttgaacctcaggcagatgaggtggttggagttgttaaaagactaccactacaagaaaaatggcTTTTAGGGAAGGGAAATGTAGTCCCTAAAAGTCCAAATCTGGTCCCAAAAGGTCAATTACGACGAGAAAATTCTGGTCGCCACCCGTCGTAATAGCCTCCGCTGCTAAAGGCCAATAGTGACTGGTTTAAAAATCTGGTCGTTAAAAGTTTTTTGGGACGGTGTATATATCTCATCGTTAATGCCTTTTAGAGACTGCATATCTCGTCCCTAATGGATGATTAATATCAtggaaaataaatattttttggtCGTTAAACCTTTTTAGCGACCAGCCGTTACTGGTCCTAGATTGTCTTTAGAGACAAGCATTTCTGGTCTTTATTTGATATTATTGTACTAATTTTAATGAGCAGATTTCTGGTCTTTTATTCACCACGAGTGGTCCCTAAAGCTCGATATCACAAAAATTTGTTTTTATCAATAAATATcaaatggatgttgaaaaaagTACATATAAAAAGCTTATATATAAAGAGAGAGAGGAAAAGAGCTAGTTATTAATTACAATAAAATGGTTAACATCCCATGATGTTAGTTTCAATATTTGCTCGACACCTTAACAAAAAGACATTGCTAACACCCCGAGCTAGACTATTATATTGAGTTCTACATAATATTCCTAGCAAAATAATAATGAGCTTGTGCATCTTGACTTGTAACTTTAATCTTCAAAACCTGTAAGTACAAAATTTGAAAAGACTGAATAACTATTAGTAAGATAATTAATATATGTAAATGTTACACTAGTAGTGGTTATACCGCTTACCCCAAAAGCAATCTAAATTCATTAGGTGTTATGCAGCAAAATCATCGAGCCTGCAGgagtgtaaaaaaaaattaattagaaaaaCTTCGGGACGCATTAACCAAAACGCAACTAAAATAATAACTGTGTCAAGCATAATGGAAGTGTATGAACTTAAGGAGTCGTTTCCCATTTAAAGAGAAATATGCTACTGCTAGAATATGTTCCCAACTAATATATGTTCCCAACTAAAAAATTTCCATAAATTGTAGATATTAAGTCTCTTGTACAACAAGACACTCTTCTTACAACAATATATGTTTCTTTTAAACTTCCAGTAAACTCTCTTATACAGCAAGGAAAATACCAAATCAAGAATTTGCAGAGAATAGGTTGCAGTTGGAGACAAGAATAGTATAGTTATATATAGACAGCAATAGGGTTGGAATATTGGAAGTTGCAAGCACTGGTGGTGAAGTAGAATATTCTGCAGCAAGCTCTTCAGAGCACTTGTTTGAAATTTTGGTTAGAAGTACAACTAGCCTTTGTTACTGTACTACTGCAAAAATTTCAACTAGTATGGAGAGATAATATATGTAAATGTTACACTAGTAGTGGTTATACCGCTTACCCCAAAAGTAATCTAAATTCATTAGGTGTTATCCAACAAAATCATCGAGCCTGCAAgagtataaaaaaaattaattagaaaatCTTCGGGATGCATTAACGAAAACTCAACTAAAATAATAACTGTGTCAAGCATAATGGAAGTGTTTGAACTTAAGGCGTCGTTTCCCATTTAAAGAGAAGAAACATGCTACTGCTAGAATATGTTCCCAACTAAATTTTTTACATAAACTGTAGATGTTAAGTCCCTTGTACAGCAAAAGACTCTTCTTACAACAATATATGTTCCTTTTAAACTTCCAGGAAACTCTCTTATATAGCAAGGAGAATACCAAACCAAGAATTTGCAGAGAATAGGTTGCAGCTGGAGACAAGAATTGTATGGTTATATAGAGACAACAATAGGGTTGGAATATTGGAAGTTGCTAGCACTGGTGGTGAAGTAGAATATTCTGCAACAAGCTCTTCAAAGCACTTGTTTGAAATTTTGGTTAGAAGTACAGCTAGCCTTTGTTACTGTACTTCTGCAAAAATTTGAACTGGTATGGAGAAGAGGAGGATTATTTATCATCATGTTCGAGTCCTATGGGAGGAGAACATGGTGGTAATTTTTACTTACTATGTGTTCTTTTTTGCAGGTGTTGTATATGCAAGGTAGATCATTTTCACTAGACCTGTAGGATGTCTAAAAATTGTAGGTTGCACCTTCATGTTGGTGAAGACTGGAACTAGCATCATAAAGGAATACAAGGAAACCAGCAATTCATGCACATATTTAACAAGTTCAGCATGGAATTTCTACATGAAACTAGGAAATTGGAAACATGACTGTACTATTGGCTTGGTGCGTGATTGCTTTAATTTTGAATATACAACTGCTACCATTGATTCTATTTATCTAAGAAATGATGTGATGCAGGTGTGCTCCATATTTGAAGCTGGTTCTCTTCCCATTGATCCTAAAGTTAGAGGAAGTGATATGGGAATTTCTGGTTTTTCATCAAAAAGAGAAACACAGGATGAAAGGGTGTAGACTAGTAGAAGGGCTTTAGGATGGTTACACTACATTTATGCAGAAATTATCCTGAAATACAAAATATTTAGTTTTTGGCAGGAAACAGGTGCTGCACTTCAGGCAGCAAAGGTTTTTTTTGTGATGTTATTGGTTTTTTGTTGTGCAGGTGCAAAACACACATGATCCAATTGATGAATCTTTCTCAATGGGTGGTATTAGCACCTAGTGCTCATTCCCTTGAGGGAATGACAACATATGGAAAATGTAGTGGTCAAACATGGCTGACAAATACAGCAGAGATTGAGATTAAAAGATGGAAGCAACATGTAGTTTATATGCCATACTATGTAGTTTAGTTACTTTACTAGTTTTTATGCAGATATGAATTATTAACATGGCTGAATGATGCATCAAAGGAACAAACTCGGGACATCACTTGGTCAGATGGTTTTGAACAACTAGGAAGGACATCAAAATTAACAGGTGCAGTAGTTTGATTTTACAGTGACAAGAGGCAATGGGACAATACTGTACATTGCTAGCTTAATGGAAATAATTGTTGGTTTCACCATGGAAGAATTCATCATTTCACTGGCAGGAGGCAATACGACAAGGCTGATTTTTTAATgatgaggggcaaaatgggaaatatgGTTTTTTGGTGGGAAAAGTCTACTGGGATGATGCATAATGATTGTTACAATCATTTACAAATGTATTGTATGAAGCACCTGATGGTTTGGACTGTCAAGGCTGATTTTTTCATAATCAGGGGAAAAATAGGAAATATGGTTTTTAGGTGGGAAAAGCTTGGTAGGAACATGCATATTGATGGAAACAATCATTTGCAACTGTTTTGGGTGGAGAACCGGTGATTGGTAATAATGGGCTGATCTGGATGGTTTGGTGGTATAAGAGTTGGTACAGAACTGCTTGGATTTCTACAACCATCAGGAACTTAATTTATAGAGCATCATATAGTGCAGTTTGTGCATAACTGCTGCAGTGAGAACCTGGTGTGCTTGGTTGCTACTGTATGGCTTAAAAGGATATTGGTTGGTTGGTGTATTGATGATCCTATACTCATGGGAGACCTGGTGAAAATGGAGCTGTTGGTTATTGACATCAGGAGACTCTTATCACTTGGTTCACTGATCCCTTCACAGGAAATGAGGTAGAATAAGTTAGAGATACTGATGGCTTGAAGCTAAATGCCACCACAAGCCCAAGGAATGTTGATGTGCTGGTGGCTTGGTTGCAAGGTGGTAGTTTTGATGTTGTGGTGTATTGCCTGATGTTCTGGTGGTCTGGCATAGCATAACACATTAGCATGATGGTGATATGGGATCTAGTTGTTGGTAGTGGGATGGAAAGGAGTTCTTATCATCATACTCAAGTCCTATGGGAGGAGAGTATGGTGGTACTTTTTTACACTGACACTAGtttcttttttgcaggtttaAAGTTTACATAGCAACACAAATTCTGCAGAAACCCACTAGAGTTGAAAGACTATGCCAATGACTTGGTACAGGATTATTTTAACTTGGAAATTGCTTTTGATCCTACTCTAGGAAATGATATGTCTATCTTAGTCTCTTCAAGGATGATGGAACCAGAGTGggtttcaaaaaaataaatgatAGAAGAATAAATAGGACCTGTTGGTTGACCTTGTCTCAGGAAGTGGCACAATGTGCTCAATCTCCTAAGGGATTGACAACTTATGGGAACTGTAAGGGCACTCTAGTGGACTGTTTTAGCATTACAACTGGAGCACGTTTGGGACTGATATCAGCAAATGTAGAACCGTAGAAATTTTACTGCTGGTTCTGTTTAGCTGCGCAGAAGAGAATATATACAACCTGGTTACCAGAGATCACAAAACAAGATCGTTCACTCAATAGAGGAAGCTGTCTAGTCTGGTTTTTATCAAGAACTGTTGAGGGATAGAATTGTTGTTAATAAAACACATATGATCTATTTACTGGTCTTGTTCAGTAGGAGTAGGTGGTATCAGTACTATGTACAACAAAAACACTATTGAGGAACTACTAGTAGATGGAGAGTGTAGTGACTGTGTTTTGACAAGGAATTTGATAGCTGGAATTGCACTGTTGATACAAATTATAAAAGTCAGGATTCAAAAACATGCAACAGCTTACACAGATGCGTTCATGAGATTTTGTAGACTTGCAGAGAATAAAGATTTTTGCTAGCCATTTGGCTATAGTTGTAAAGACTCTTTATTTGCTTGTTTTCGAGAAAATTTATAAAATAGCCTAGGCACCGAAAATGCCTAGTGgacttcatttaaaaaaaaaaactctttctgGCACCAAACAAGGAAACACATTAACAGACAACATTTATTAGCAATAAGACTTTTGCCATTTGGTAGAAATTATTTTTTATCTatcttcaataaaaaaaaattccatcATCACAACAGCAATTGCACTTTCTCTAACAGTAAGTCCTTAGAGCTAGAGTTAGGAGTGCTCATAGCTCTGTTTTCTATCTTTATAACCGAAGTTTGAACAATAAAATAACTACTATGTTCATGTGAAACAAACACAAATGTTATAGACTTTGAACCGAGATTGCCACAAATATATAGGAACTGTGAAATGGATAACAGTAGCACCatctacatataaaagaataaagaTGCTTTGAACTTAAAAATGTAGCAAAATTAATGCAAACCATGCAAAGGAGGCTGTGAATCAGTATAAGATAGAAATTGAAAATACGCAAATCAACACATAGATTTAAAAGTCGGGTATATTGTTACTAACTTGATCAGCAGACAAAAACAGTGGTCATTCGGATGAAACAGGCGATGTCATAGGCGGGACATATGACTGTTGAGCAGTAAAGAAttctttcattttcttaatttctttCATTTCATCTTCTAAGGCAGACAAGAGATCATTCAAGGACTTGTTATCCTCTTGAGTTGATCGTAGCACAGACAATAATTCAGCCTTTGAAGAAGTGCCacctttcaagtctttcgccttTACTCCACCCCCAAAGCCAAACACATGGCTACGAGTTTGAGGGCCACAACATTTTTCTACAATCTCTATGCTAGATAGAGATGGCTCTGATTGAACCATATCTTTGATCTGAGCCTACAAACCATATAAAAGAATATTTTCTATCAGAACTATAATAATTTCaagtaatttacatattcaatttACCAAACATACATGTTTTTCAATTGCTTCAGGTTCAATAAGCTTGTTATCTTTCTTACGAGTCTCAAAGAAAACAGTCCCCAAATCTGGTGGATTGCCATATTTCCCGCCCTTTACGTCAAAAGAAAACATGTCAAATAACACCTCATAAATATTTCCTTTAGGTGAATATAGATTTTATGATAATACCTTTTGATAAATAATCTCTCGAATAGGCTTGTTACCAATATGATGAGGCATCTTCAACTTAGCTCGATTTGCTGCATTCCTGGTGCTTCTCGCCTACATTTGTTATATAATTAAGCTTAAATGTAATAATTATAACAAATAAACTCAAATAGTATACATAGGTTATTTTCCAAGAATAGTGGAAAAAAGATATCTAGTGCAAGGGAGGGGAATCAAGTTACGGATGATATGGCGAAATAGTCGAGTAAATCACTAGGCATACCTGAAAACTTTCTGAAGTAAAATGTTCTTTTACTAAGCACTCCCATTCTTTCGTGTCTACTCCCTTTGGAATATTCTTAAGAGCCTGTTGGATTGGTTTATTCTTCATATAGTTTGCATACAAGTATCCTCTCCATTTGTTCCATAACTCTTTCATCCATTCCAAGATATGATAACGATGATCATTCATGTCCACACTCTCAAACTTAtcctacaacaatcaaaacatgggTTGAGTTAATGCATTTACAAGACTATCGACAAACTGATGTTTTCCgtatacttatattaagttagttCTTATTTGATTCTTTTTAAACTGATGCTTAAGATCAAGGCCATAAAAGAGATTGAAAGCTAGAAACAAATATATACTCTTATTTCGACTTTGGACACAAatcagaaaataaaagaaaagtacTTTATGCATAGAAACTGAAATCACAGTTAAAAAGATCTATACACATTCATCGAAAAAAATATCTAtgcacatttaaaaaaaattaacagTAATATATAAGTTTATATCAAGTTCTGATATAGTCTTTAAAATCACGGATCAGCCTATGTTAGGAGCACGTAATCCAGCCAAAAAAAATGGCATTCTGGAAACAAAGACTCTCAAGCAAGCAAGGCTCTATATAGGATGTAGAGTTTGGACAGGCATCATGGGTGATTCAGAAAATCCTAAAAGCTAGTCGATATCTCGCACAGATTGGGGTTACTAAAACTGATTTGATATAGTGGGAGCACTTCTCCATTAAAAAAGTTTACTTGCAGTTGAGGGGTGAGTTCCAAAGTGTACCATGGCGACGACTAGTTTGCAATAATAGAGGAGCACCTAGGTGGATTTTCATCCTCTACTTGACTGTATGTGGCAGAATGCTTATTAAGGACCGACTAGCCAAATGGGGCACTATTGAAGACACTCAGTGTTCACTATGTGTAGAGCATGAAGAAAGTAGTGGGCATTTATTCTTTACTTGTCCATTTTCGTCTCAAACCTGGGCAAAGTTTCTCCTTTGGCAAAGGATTCCATGACAGGGTATGGAATGGCGACAAGAAATGCTATGGGCAGTGACACATTGTAGAGGAAGAAATGTGACTGCTTAGATACATAGAATGGTACTGGCTGAGAGCATCTACTATAACTGGCGAGAAAGGAATAATAGGATCTTTCAAGGTAAGAGAAGAACTGCTATCCCGATGGTTAGTATACTTTGAGGTAGTAGTTCATAGAAGAACAGTTGTTTCCTCGGTTTGTGCAAGGGTGGGACTTATTTTCAGACTTGCCAGTTTTTTTGACTCAAGCTTTGTAAATACTACTTGGTAAATAATAAAATCGTTActtacaaaaaagaaacaaagacTCTCAAACTACTGCACTGTTCAAACTAATTCTTAATAGAACCTTttcatcttaatttttttttatcaactcaCCAACACAGTGTATTTAGAAGTAACTCTTTATAAAACCTATCTTATT
Coding sequences within it:
- the LOC132602238 gene encoding uncharacterized protein LOC132602238 isoform X2, with protein sequence MQHSQTAETIGSSNPRKVKRVRGRNKCKEVASLEVGQKLKLTFYNNRTVGTNINLFSRHLGRIVRDRNICPLGVSSWSDIKQEKLNHMWAAVEDKFESVDMNDHRYHILEWMKELWNKWRGYLYANYMKNKPIQQALKNIPKGVDTKEWECLVKEHFTSESFQARSTRNAANRAKLKMPHHIGNKPIREIIYQKAQIKDMVQSEPSLSSIEIVEKCCGPQTRSHVFGFGGGVKAKDLKGGTSSKAELLSVLRSTQEDNKSLNDLLSALEDEMKEIKKMKEFFTAQQSYVPPMTSPVSSE
- the LOC132602238 gene encoding uncharacterized protein LOC132602238 isoform X1 encodes the protein MQHSQTAETIGSSNPRKVKRVRGRNKCKEVASLEVGQKLKLTFYNNRTVGTNINLFSRHLGRIVRDRNICPLGVSSWSDIKQEKLNHMWAAVEDKFESVDMNDHRYHILEWMKELWNKWRGYLYANYMKNKPIQQALKNIPKGVDTKEWECLVKEHFTSESFQARSTRNAANRAKLKMPHHIGNKPIREIIYQKGGKYGNPPDLGTVFFETRKKDNKLIEPEAIEKHAQIKDMVQSEPSLSSIEIVEKCCGPQTRSHVFGFGGGVKAKDLKGGTSSKAELLSVLRSTQEDNKSLNDLLSALEDEMKEIKKMKEFFTAQQSYVPPMTSPVSSE